A region from the Plutella xylostella chromosome 8, ilPluXylo3.1, whole genome shotgun sequence genome encodes:
- the LOC119692981 gene encoding farnesol dehydrogenase, translating to MEFWKNKVAIVTGAAHGIGAQIAEDLVKEGMTVIGLEPTDESIGQMMEKIERWNKSDGQLVPCKCDVSKEEEVKRAFDGLVDAYGGVDLLVNNAAIGKDGMLCTGHTEDFKQVIDVNIFGLMVCTRYAVQSMKNRNKKGHIININSICGHYMPPFAEPRVNMYIASKKTMTVINKLLKNEFTNSNADIKVTSISPGIVRTGIFKTAGVEFLNEEFFNKNPHLTTKDVSDVVLMILKMPRQVQVNEILFHALHEIY from the coding sequence atggAGTTCTGGAAAAACAAAGTTGCAATCGTCACTGGAGCTGCCCATGGCATTGGAGCTCAAATAGCCGAAGATTTAGTCAAAGAGGGAATGACTGTTATTGGTCTTGAACCTACTGATGAAAGCATTGGGCAGATGATGGAAAAAATTGAGAGATGGAACAAAAGCGACGGTCAACTGGTGCCGTGCAAATGTGATGTGTCTAAAGAAGAAGAGGTGAAACGAGCTTTTGACGGCCTGGTCGATGCGTATGGCGGTGTTGACTTACTTGTCAACAATGCTGCTATTGGCAAAGACGGCATGTTGTGTACCGGCCACACTGAAGACTTCAAACAAGTCATTGATGTAAACATCTTCGGACTGATGGTCTGCACTCGCTATGCTGTCCAGTCGATGAAAAACCGCAATAAAAAAGGCCATATCATCAATATAAACAGCATCTGCGGCCACTACATGCCTCCTTTCGCTGAACCGAGAGTTAACATGTATATCGCGTCGAAAAAAACCATGacagttataaataaactgcTGAAAAACGAGTTTACAAATTCCAATGCTGATATAAAAGTGACGAGTATTTCGCCTGGAATCGTCCGCACGGGGATATTCAAGACTGCTGGCGTGGAATTCCTTAATGAAGAGTTTTTTAATAAGAATCCCCATTTGACGACGAAGGACGTGTCCGATGTGgtgctgatgatactgaagatgccgcgccaggtgcaGGTCAACGAGATATTGTTCCATGCGCTACATGAAATCTATTAA